From a single Streptomyces liliifuscus genomic region:
- a CDS encoding IclR family transcriptional regulator domain-containing protein: protein MPPTHLTPTHLTPAEPDAVVPVEAVAPLMRGITVLQRLTEAGGTSSLSALEKATGLARSTVDRIAATLARMGYVRLDGRDAVLTPRLMELGNAYLGALRLPRLLDGRADSLADELDESVSLAVGDRDGIRFIHQATRRRAMSLSFRIGDLLPAERTAPGPLFATEWTEEDWTRWRERRAADPEDHGFPDVPPREHPTGDEEFEERTREAAARGWALDDQLIEPGLVAVSVPVRDRGGRIACVVSVVSHTSRHTADSLRDTLLPRLRATVRAMERDLRDAPAQQPAVPATPAGLATWTGASKHELGREFIESLARGLTVITAFGEGRAELTLTEVAQATGLARATARRALITLEHLGQVTAHGRTFTLTPRVLALGFPPLSRTTLPQIAAPHLAELADRLHDSASLAVLAGDEIQYTARVATSRIMSVNITVGTRFPAYATSLGRVMLAGLGAGERGPFPTGLHALTPHTVTDPGALTAVLDRVREAGYALVDGELEEGLRSIAVPVRDRTGQVVAAVNVAMHSSRRTVEQCVGEVLPELAAAAGRIEGDLRVAGRFARVSVA from the coding sequence ATGCCACCGACCCACCTCACTCCGACCCACCTCACCCCCGCCGAGCCCGACGCAGTCGTGCCCGTCGAGGCGGTCGCCCCGCTGATGCGGGGCATCACCGTGCTGCAACGGCTCACCGAGGCAGGCGGCACGTCGAGTCTCAGCGCCCTGGAGAAGGCCACCGGCCTCGCCAGATCCACGGTGGACCGCATCGCGGCAACGCTGGCCCGCATGGGATACGTACGTCTCGACGGCCGGGACGCCGTGCTCACGCCGCGGCTGATGGAGCTGGGCAACGCCTATCTGGGCGCGCTGCGGCTCCCCCGGCTGCTGGACGGGCGGGCCGACTCGCTCGCCGACGAGCTGGACGAGTCGGTGTCGCTGGCGGTCGGCGACCGGGACGGCATCCGCTTCATCCACCAGGCGACCCGGCGGCGCGCGATGTCGCTGAGCTTCCGCATCGGCGATCTGCTCCCGGCCGAACGGACCGCGCCGGGCCCGCTGTTCGCCACGGAGTGGACCGAAGAGGACTGGACGCGCTGGCGCGAACGGCGGGCCGCCGATCCCGAGGACCACGGTTTTCCCGACGTGCCGCCGCGTGAACACCCCACCGGGGACGAGGAGTTCGAGGAGCGGACGCGTGAGGCGGCCGCCCGCGGCTGGGCGCTCGACGACCAGTTGATCGAGCCGGGCCTGGTCGCGGTCTCCGTTCCCGTACGGGATCGCGGTGGGCGTATCGCCTGCGTGGTGAGCGTGGTGAGCCACACCAGCCGGCACACCGCCGACTCCCTGCGGGACACCCTGCTGCCCCGGCTGCGGGCGACCGTACGCGCGATGGAACGGGATCTGCGGGACGCCCCCGCCCAGCAACCCGCAGTACCCGCCACGCCCGCCGGGCTCGCCACCTGGACCGGAGCCTCGAAGCATGAACTGGGCCGGGAGTTCATCGAGTCGCTGGCCCGCGGGCTGACCGTGATCACGGCGTTCGGCGAGGGCCGGGCCGAGCTGACGCTCACCGAGGTCGCGCAGGCCACCGGGCTCGCGCGGGCGACGGCCCGGCGTGCGCTGATCACGCTGGAGCACCTGGGCCAGGTGACCGCCCACGGGCGGACGTTCACGCTGACGCCGCGCGTCCTGGCCCTCGGCTTCCCGCCCCTCTCCCGTACGACGCTTCCGCAGATCGCCGCCCCGCATCTCGCCGAACTCGCCGACCGGCTGCACGACTCGGCGTCCCTGGCGGTCCTCGCGGGCGACGAGATCCAGTACACGGCCCGCGTCGCCACCAGCCGCATCATGAGCGTCAACATCACCGTCGGCACGCGCTTTCCCGCCTACGCGACCTCTCTGGGCCGGGTGATGCTCGCCGGCCTCGGCGCGGGCGAGCGGGGCCCGTTTCCGACCGGCCTGCACGCGCTGACCCCGCACACGGTCACGGACCCGGGTGCTCTCACGGCCGTCCTCGACCGCGTCCGGGAGGCCGGATACGCGCTGGTGGACGGGGAGTTGGAGGAAGGGCTGCGGTCGATCGCGGTTCCGGTGCGGGATCGTACGGGGCAGGTCGTGGCGGCCGTGAACGTGGCCATGCACAGTTCTCGGCGGACGGTTGAGCAGTGCGTGGGTGAGGTGTTGCCGGAGTTGGCCGCGGCGGCCGGGCGGATCGAGGGGGATCTTCGGGTGGCGGGGCGGTTCGCTCGGGTGTCGGTCGCCTAG
- a CDS encoding NADPH-dependent F420 reductase — protein sequence MGHTAVSVGGMRIGILGTGNVARALAAGWSTAGHDVVLGSRSPEERTDVTGAGFTVVGLDAAVADAEVVVNATPGTVSVELLGSVGAAALAGKTLVDVGVGLSDDFTELSHPNSSLGELIQKAFPETPVVKTLCTMDASVMVRPGALEGRSTVFLSGDSAAAKQLTARLLTDLGWSAASQLDLGGIGTARGQEHFALLFIGIAEGLGSHTFNIDVVTLPSGP from the coding sequence TTGGGACACACGGCAGTTAGCGTCGGCGGCATGCGAATCGGGATTCTCGGCACGGGCAATGTGGCCCGTGCGCTGGCAGCCGGCTGGTCCACCGCGGGGCACGACGTCGTGCTCGGCTCACGCAGCCCGGAGGAACGTACGGATGTGACGGGGGCGGGCTTCACCGTCGTGGGGCTCGACGCGGCGGTCGCGGACGCGGAGGTGGTGGTCAACGCGACTCCGGGAACGGTGTCCGTGGAGCTGCTGGGTTCGGTCGGGGCGGCGGCTCTCGCCGGGAAGACGCTCGTCGACGTGGGGGTCGGCCTGTCCGACGACTTCACCGAGCTCTCGCATCCCAACAGCAGCCTGGGAGAGCTGATCCAGAAGGCGTTCCCGGAGACACCCGTGGTCAAGACGCTGTGCACGATGGACGCGTCGGTGATGGTGCGGCCGGGCGCGCTGGAGGGCCGGAGCACCGTCTTCCTGTCCGGTGACAGCGCGGCGGCCAAGCAGCTCACCGCCCGGCTGCTCACCGACCTCGGCTGGTCCGCGGCCTCACAGCTGGACCTCGGCGGCATCGGCACCGCACGCGGTCAGGAGCACTTCGCCCTGCTCTTCATCGGGATCGCGGAAGGCCTGGGCAGCCACACCTTCAACATCGACGTCGTCACGCTCCCGAGCGGGCCGTGA
- a CDS encoding ScbR family autoregulator-binding transcription factor gives MAQQERAVRTRNALIESAAELFCKDGFDVVSLSTISARAGVSNGALHFHFASKAALAVAVWEAAAQRLRRITVEGRARSEAAGTTGATGSGGSLQVLVDTTHALLRGLRHDVILRAGFDLSESPVPVAAGADLRRRWQTWVEGVLAEAAREGALARDVSPQDAAHAVVAATVGFGALGSRNAQWLSQSMLTRFWALLLPRLATEAALKGLVASGRREGTAGVDGVPPPFRVTARSGA, from the coding sequence ATGGCCCAGCAGGAACGCGCGGTACGTACGCGCAACGCGTTGATCGAGTCGGCGGCCGAGCTCTTCTGCAAGGACGGCTTCGACGTCGTGTCCCTGTCCACGATCAGTGCCCGGGCCGGGGTCAGCAACGGCGCGCTGCACTTCCACTTCGCCAGCAAGGCGGCACTGGCCGTGGCGGTGTGGGAGGCGGCGGCGCAGCGGCTCCGGCGGATCACGGTCGAGGGCCGGGCGAGGAGCGAGGCCGCCGGGACCACTGGGGCCACCGGTTCCGGCGGGTCCTTGCAGGTGCTGGTCGACACCACGCACGCGCTGCTCCGGGGTCTGCGGCACGACGTGATCCTGCGGGCCGGGTTCGACCTGAGCGAGAGCCCGGTGCCCGTGGCGGCCGGGGCGGATCTGCGGCGGCGGTGGCAGACCTGGGTGGAGGGCGTACTGGCCGAGGCGGCCCGCGAGGGCGCGCTGGCCCGTGATGTGTCACCGCAGGACGCGGCCCATGCCGTGGTCGCGGCCACCGTGGGCTTCGGGGCCCTGGGCAGCCGGAACGCGCAGTGGCTGTCGCAGTCCATGCTGACCCGCTTCTGGGCGCTGCTGCTGCCGCGGCTCGCCACGGAGGCGGCGCTCAAGGGGCTGGTTGCCTCTGGGCGGCGGGAGGGAACGGCGGGGGTCGACGGCGTGCCCCCGCCGTTCCGCGTCACGGCCCGCTCGGGAGCGTGA